One genomic segment of Gossypium arboreum isolate Shixiya-1 chromosome 3, ASM2569848v2, whole genome shotgun sequence includes these proteins:
- the LOC108475420 gene encoding alcohol dehydrogenase class-P-like, translating to MSTAGQVIRCKAAVAWESGKPLSIEEVEVAPPQKDEVRIKILFTSLCHTDVYFWDAKGQNPLFPRILGHEAGGIVESVGEGVTDLKPGDHVLPIFTGECKECPHCLSEESNMCDLLRINTDRVGMINDGKSRFSINGKPIYHFLGTSTFSEYTVVHVGQVAKINPHAPLDKVCVLSCGMSTGFGATVNVAKPKKGQSVAIFGLGAVGLAAAEGARVSGASRIIGIDLNPSRFEQAKKFGVTDFVNPKDYNKPVQEVIVEMTGGGVDRSVECTGSIQAMISAFECVHDGWGVAVLVGVPNKDDAFKTHPVNLLNEKTLKGTFFGNYKPRSDIPAVVEKYMNKELELDKFITHTVPFSEINKAFELMLAGEGLRCVIRMDT from the exons ATGAGTACTGCTGGTCAAGTCATCCGTTGCAAAG CTGCTGTAGCATGGGAGTCGGGAAAGCCACTGTCAATAGAGGAAGTGGAAGTGGCACCACCGCAGAAGGATGAAGTCCGTATTAAGATACTCTTCACTTCTCTATGTCACACCGATGTCTACTTCTGGGATGCTAAG GGACAAAATCCTCTGTTTCCTCGCATACTTGGACATGAAGCTGGGGG GATTGTGGAGAGTGTAGGAGAGGGCGTGACTGATCTAAAGCCAGGTGATCATGTTCTCCCCATCTTCACTGGGGAATGCAAGGAGTGTCCCCATTGCTTGTCTGAAGAGAGTAACATGTGTGATCTCCTCCGAATCAACACTGATAGGGTTGGAATGATTAATGATGGAAAATCCAGGTTTTCCATCAATGGGAAGCCTATCTACCACTTCCTTGGGACTTCTACTTTCAGCGAATATACTGTCGTCCATGTCGGTCAGGTCGCCAAGATCAATCCACATGCTCCACTTGATAAAGTTTGTGTTCTGAGCTGCGGGATGTCCACAG GTTTTGGTGCCACTGTGAATGTTGCTAAACCTAAAAAGGGTCAATCAGTTGCGATTTTCGGACTAGGCGCTGTTGGTCTTGCT GCTGCCGAAGGAGCAAGAGTATCCGGTGCTTCAAGGATCATTGGCATTGATTTGAACCCCAGCAGATTCGAACAAG CCAAGAAATTCGGTGTTACAGATTTTGTGAATCCAAAAGATTACAACAAACCTGTCCAAGAG GTCATTGTTGAGATGACTGGTGGAGGAGTCGATCGCAGTGTTGAATGTACGGGGAGTATCCAGGCCATGATTTCTGCATTTGAATGCGTCCACGAT GGGTGGGGAGTTGCGGTGCTTGTGGGTGTTCCAAACAAAGACGACGCATTCAAAACTCACCCAGTGAATCTGCTGAATGAGAAGACTCTCAAGGGTACTTTCTTTGGAAACTACAAACCTCGGTCTGACATTCCTGCTGTTGTGGAGAAATATATGAACAAG GAACTTGAGCTGGATAAATTCATCACACACACTGTGCCTTTCTCAGAGATCAACAAGGCATTTGAGTTAATGCTTGCTGGTGAGGGACTGAGATGTGTGATTCGCATGGATACATAA
- the LOC108475735 gene encoding protein TRACHEARY ELEMENT DIFFERENTIATION-RELATED 7A, which translates to MASPINFNFPYFSPPPPPPPHNPVSPPPPPHHPVSPPPPPHHPITPPPPHVHPPPPPHVRPPPPAPLPPAPSPSNHTVIIIVFVSCGGVFFLAFLAAALFCFLKKKKKKTVKDMDRVHVDEHLKVKEAIVPGPDGPRAVLLEIEDDIHIGEDIIKTQKTEKGSNLHSTLQNLKDIEEGTKASSSSHHHQLEHKA; encoded by the coding sequence ATGGCTTCTCCTATTAACTTcaacttcccttatttctctccaCCACCACCTCCACCACCACACAATCCAGTTTCTCCACCGCCACCCCCCCACCATCCAGTTTCTCCACCACCACCACCCCACCATCCAATCACTCCACCGCCACCTCATGTACATCCTCCACCACCTCCCCATGTGCGTCCACCACCACCAGCACCACTTCCTCCAGCACCATCACCTAGTAACCATACAGTTATAATAATTGTATTCGTCTCATGCGGCGGCGTGTTCTTCCTAGCATTCCTGGCCGCCGCTCTCTTTTGCTTCctcaagaagaagaagaagaagacggTTAAAGATATGGACAGGGTTCATGTGGATGAACATCTGAAAGTGAAGGAGGCCATTGTTCCTGGTCCCGATGGACCTCGCGCTGTGTTACTTGAGATTGAAGACGATATTCATATCGGTGAAGATATTATAAAGACCCAGAAAACTGAAAAAGGTTCCAATCTCCATTCTACTCTGCAAAATCTTAAAGACATTGAAGAAGGAACTAAAGCTTCTTCAAGTTCTCATCATCATCAACTGGAACACAAAGCTTAG